aaacaaacaagtcCTTTGCTTTTCACCACCCATGTGAGACGTACATCGTTGCAAAACGTGCATCAGAAACTAAAGATGACCATCGAAGACAAAGCGATCTGTGCGTACACACTGATTTCCCTGAATTCTCTCCGAGAAGAAGAACCTGTACAAGATGGACTTTGCTATGTACAAGTGTTTGTCGAGATTAATTGCATCCTACCAGCAGCCAATCTTTGCAGTATAAAATACTTTTCGAATGGTTAAGGATTCTGCTCTACCGATGACCACCAATGGCATTCAGAAGCGATGGATAGAACTATTTTGGGCAAACCTCAAACAGTCAATCAAATCCAATAACTTTCAGTCCAACGCGGTGTGACATTTTATAGCCAAGGCCGCGAAACAGTTATAGTTTTCGTTGGAGAGAACTTGATACCAAGGTTATCGGACCACACTTTAAGGTTATCCAGAGTGTATTTCGATGGCGTCCCTGCTAGCGACTGTAATGACACAGTCGTCTGCCAATTGTCTAATGGTGCAGTTGGGTGCTAGACAATAATCtaaactcactcactcacctAAAAATTATATAGCAGGGGACTCAAACAGGTCCCTTGTGCAAGTCCTTGGTAGCTGGTTCGGTTCAATTGAACGTGACCATTATTAAAATGCATTGCCTTTTCCGACAAAAGATTGAATAAGAAGGTTTTCAATGTTAGTCCCAGCGCAGCACTTTGCAATTTTTGATTCAGTTTGTGCGGAAAAACTGAGTCAAACGCCCGTTGTAGATCTAGGAAAGTAGACCCCATGTTTTCCTTGCGAGTACGGGCAAGTTCAATTTCTGTTACCAGAAGCGCTAGACAGTCATTAGTATACTTTGCTTTACGGAAACCAAACTGAGTATTTGAAAGAAGGTTGTAGAATTCTAACCATTCTTTTAAACGGAAAAGAATCATTCTTTCAAGGAGTTTTCTCAGACACGACATCGGACGATATGAGTCATGTCTTGATGGCGGTTTGCCAGGCAACCAGAAATAGTGACAACTCTCACTTCTCTCCATTCTTGCGGGACGATATTGAATTCCAACATATTGATAAGATTCTGAACAACCGTTTCTTGCCCACGTCTGGTAGGTATCGGAGCAATTCAATGGTATACAAATGCATTTATAGAATGCACCTTTCGAACGTCATCATTCTTTCTGAATAAATCGATGACCAATTCAAGTCTCGTACTCGCCGCATGTACATCTTCATCGCCGCAAGCAAGACAAGTCTTCATCGATAGTGAAGTGAAACCAATTACGAAGAAAATACAGTTTTTAAAGAGACTTTTTATACTAAACCAAAGACTCGTATGATCTATCTTACCGTCCTGTATTCATTGATTCGTATTCTGTAGAATgctctttataaaaaaaaaacaacaaatgtggAGCATCTGAGAATGAGCAGCATATGGaagctctctctttctctctctctctactaAAACCATTTTCAGTGAAGAGGCATGCGCATAAGAAGAAAATGCCCGTTTCCACTTGTACCCTAGTTTTCTCAATGGAACCTAGCAACATTTTTCCCTGGGAACCGGAGAGTGTGTTGGGCCATTTATTCAACATTTGGCATGTTGAATTcccctctcccctccccccccccccttcccctacCTCCACGCAACGGTGCACACTCCACTGAGATGCTCTCAACAATAGAGCGGTTGGCGTACTGAGCCTCCAGTGTCCTGCAGCCTCCATTCTCTTCTGTGTGGTAAGATTAGTAATACGCGAGACTCCAGTGTGTGGGAACAACGGTTTTGCTGCTATCCGCAGAAATAACATTTGACATTCCTCCTTCGGGTCAGGTACACCCGACAGCATCCTGAAATCCTGACGTGCAAACGTCACTACAGCCACCGTCAATAGTTAGTGGTgatattggtgcaaaaaatgATACCATTCGTGGTGAAAGCGTCGCGTTGAAAATAATGCATCTTGCTCAATAATCAAGTTTGgaatggaaagcaaacaacacgGTCTGGCTTGGGCTTAATGTGAAGGTGTGTGCACTGTAATAAACCGTTTAGAGGCAAATCTATTGCCCGTCAACGGTGTGATGTGATGGTCAATGTGGCCAAATATTGATGTTCCAAATATCTACATTACCGAAAGTGTAACACCGCAATAATCTCACCTGAAAATCTCGAAGAAATGGCACTCCTTCATGTGAAATGAATACCAAATATTACGTGTATGGATGTGATAAGGCGTTTAATGATCCGTAAAATGGTGAAACGGTTTCTCCTGTCCGTATTCCATCGTGTATCCATGAGTCACAACATCATCCGATGTGGGTGTGGGCTTTGTCTGGTTTTATGGGCTTAAAGCCATGTAGTACTAAAGCTGCAACGAAACATGTGTGTTAAAGCTGGAAGCTAATAAGTGTACACAAGCGTGAAACCATTCCATTGGCGCAGCGGGTAGTGTAAAATGCATTATTAAATCGGAACAGCATCcaatgtgtgtgcgcgcaagGTGTGGCTTTTCCCGAAATAGCACAAGtgatatgaaaatgaaatgattcgAATTTGATTACAAGTGAATACGTgtacgggaaaacaaaatcgatgAAATTTCATATTAGCAGTGTGCGGGTGGGCTAAATGTGAGATAAAACCGGGCACAGCTTTTGGGACACGCAGCTTTGTAAAAGCAAGAAGTAGAAATACCTCTCGCATTATATTTGCTCCCCCATTTTGCTCAACGCGTTATATTATCTTACGCGGAAAGGATGCCTTAACGCACCTCGCTCACTCTCTGAATTTTTGGCTCTCTCAGCAGCTTCGATCTCTTGGTAAAACTATTCTGCTCAAATCAAAAACCCAATTtccacaaaaccaaaatcggaTTATGCTACACCACGACGTCCGTGGTGTTTTCATCGTGAGAAGTTTGAGAGTTTTGCCCGATATTTGCCATGTTTGGTGCGTTAGTACAGAGACAATAGATTACAAAGAACCAGTGAACGTATCGTCAACGAAAGGAAGCACGAGTTATAGAAGCCATAAGGATTAGCTGTAGTGTTGGTATGTTACGCTCGGAAATGCGTTAGTTATCGGTTTTgcgctagcaaaaaaaaaataaaaacaaagctcTGTTGAACATAAATAAcagtcttttttatttcttttggaTCAAGTTCATTCCATTTAAATATTAGGATGATTCTAGTCCGCTTACAAGCCGATCGACTACCAGTATTCTCTAATTGTGTGTCTATTGTTGTGTGCACCCATCCAaatttttgtcctttttacatacatacacCCTTTACATACCAAAGCATACCTATTGTTAAACAATTCTACGGCTTTTGTCATTCTTAACTAGGCAATGCCTAGCAGTTTTAGTTTTAACAGTGTTAGCAGTTTTTTAGCGTTCAATCTAAGGTAGTTCAGTTGATTGATTGTAAAGCCCGAAAGTCAAACAATCTATTAGACAAAGTATACAATAATATCATGGAATTGTAGTAAAATAGAATATCACGAATATCTCCTATCGAATATCTCAAAATAGGGGGCGGAGATCAGAGGCAGATCTTCCTAAAAGCGAACTGAGCGACCGCGGGGGGCCCGGACCCAAAAGAGAGCCCCGAATTGTATCTCGATTCACAAagcattacattttaattttatttgaagaaccgtatttttttagtttattattGCATATACCAACAGTGCACTAAAATATCAACATATTCATGAGAAATCTTTAAGATAGTGGGGTATACTAAGGTTTGACAGacctttaaaaaacaaatcttttcaaatacatttcttGTGACATCTTGTAGCATCGACACGAAATGTGTCCTATTATTTATTACCGTTCATTAACACAATGTTTTATCATAACTCCATAACCAATGGAATGTTGGTCAATCTGAACGCTTATTAAGGTTACTTTTTAGTGATGTTTAGAACACATACGTTAATTTGTGTTTATGCTTTCAATAAACATCAAATCTGACCAGAATTCTGAGAGCCGAATGAAGCTGCCtcgctcaaagtctctataaaaaaaataaacaacaaccagAATTCTGGCTGTATAGCAGTTTTTTATCGTATTCCACAATTATTCTAACAGTTGCAGGCGAGAAGCAATTAGATACTTCCTAGAGCAGTGCTGGGAAGatgtttaattataatttattaaatacatATTAGAACCTACACCAGCAGCACAGATAGAGTTTGAACAGCTTataggtttgttttttaatacgGTTTTACATTATCcaatatttctttattattcatGTCTTCCTGTGTCATCTTCAAATGTGAAACACGACCAGGTCATTGCTCTATAACCTAATATATTTGTCTAAAAATTCATACTCCCAGTAGCTTCAGGGTTTTCTTTGGTATGTGACTAATTTTGGGGAAAGCTTATCGATTGCTGTTTTAACAATAAAAGTGATcgagaattttattttaacatgaTAATCCGACTATGGCAAATGGTAGATAAATCCGTCTCTGACTGggatattattttcatttagaGATCTTCAAAAGTcgacataaattaaaaaaattcgttttttcttcgtaTTTTGTGTCAAAACATTTTGTTACAGTTTTCCATGATCATATCAGCACAATTTTACTACACTATTGAGTTCATTAGAGTGTTAATTTTCAACACTTGTTTCCTCAATGTGTTCCGTACATTGCACACTACAAATGTAATGTAACAGGAAAATTTTAACCAAgttaaataataaagcaaataataatataataataattcttaAGAGTTACTGCTCTTAAGTGTATTAGAGCAACTAATTTGCTAAGCTGTGCCTGACAGTATAAATGAATGATGAGAGAACATTTCAGTATGTGTTATTGTTGCCTTTCAGTTATCTTTCTAACATTTGAAATCAAATCCAACGAAATGCCATTAATATATTGTTTCCTTTGCTACGAAGCCTTCAAATgtatatgttttcatttgatcTAAATAAGCTATTTAATGGAGGACAAAATCCACATGCAAAGGCTTTACCTTTAACACTTAAACCAGGATAACGAATTATATTGTTAAATAATACtacttacttatttatcaGCCGCTACAAACTGTctgtcaatccattatcccggcctttctggcggacacaccaacgccatcactccttCCCAATTTGGGCCTGTCACGCCTCCTCGGTCCATGTGAACgtcctaaaaggactttaccgGCTGGGTCGTACGGTCTCATTCTCATGAGCTCACCGTAGCCTTTCGAGTCTAATCCACTGTACGGCAGTAACAGTTCGCCGTACTGCTTCTTTTTTAGCTCGTCATTCCAgcgactcctccattgtccttccacaccaATCCCTGGAGCCACCCAAGATCATCTTACAagatcttcctctcgaacgcggctaagaggatttcattagttttggacaaagtccatgtctcagagtaCTGAATGTGAATACTGGAACTATAGAAGTTCTTTATAGTCCCGGCTTCAATCTACACGACAGGTGTTTTTAGTTGAAAAATTTCTTGGCGGACCGGTTGGCAGCCTGCATCCTAGcacgtatctcaacatcaacgttattgtcggtgctgacttttgaccaaAGATAGGTGCAATTTTGTACTACTTCGCCACTGTGCAGACATCGCTCACCCTTAAAGTGCGTTAGGGCTTTTTAGCAGAAccgctggtggtgccaccattAAGTTGgattttgcctcgttaatcttgACCTTATAATCGATCCATATTAAAATTTCACGTATCCTAACGTTCATATTGCTACTCCTCAATATCTGGGAACATAATCAAAATTTCgtttatattcattcatacATTCTGTACTGAATTGAAATTACATTTGTACTGACTGTGACACTGTATTAGTAGCTCATTCCTAGAGGAATGCAAGTTATGATAAGCACGAAAAATCAGATCAATACTTAGTAATTATGCACTAGCCTGAGTCGAAAAATGTTAATCCTGTTTCATGGTTTcttgaattaaaaatattatttattttttatttcatattaatgtaaaaaaaagaatgttgaCTTTGAGGTGTCGTTAGCTCATTATTCAGTACCCGTTCATCCAGGATAGGTTAGCCACATATCAATTTATTACTATtgagttattattattgaggcaccacatacacaaaacaggACCGgtcaaaaatcccatccggttCAATCGCTCGAATGTAGGACTGATAATCCTGCTTCGGATATATAAAGTCAAAGAGAGCCATTTATGGCAGGCATAGATCTctcgaggttgttgtgccgataaagaagaagaattatTATTGGAGATTGCATCCTACATTgaagttttgattttaattttgtctCAATACATTGCAATTACATCaactacaataaaaaataaactattaaaATTATCCGCTCAGATAAACTATTTCATATGCTTAACGCTCAATGATAGTTTACATCAATTGGTAGATTGAACGAGCAAAATTTTCAACACTTCAACTGAATTTGAATGGTCGATATATCGAAACAGCTAAGAACTATTTCACTCATTTACAAGTGTGGAGAAATTCTTATTTACTcagtattaaaaataaaacccttaaAAGTGTCTTTGGTTACATATTTCAGAGTACCCAGTATAGATtattcagtttttttattgtcttaTGTACTATGACTCAGTAAATTCCTTTCCTAGGTTGGTTAGGACTGGTCGATTTACTGaaaataaacatgttttaacaagaacacaaaaaatatatttttcttatGTACATGTTGTAACAAACTGTGTTTCTAAATTACAACGAAACTTTTACTTCAGAACAACAAGTACTATCGCATGAATTGAACAAGGAatcaaaaaaatcattaatgaATTTGTATGAATTTAATATGTTTGCTAGTTTGCTCCGATTAATTTCGTGAGCATCAATAGCTCTAATAATGcaagtaataaaaacatacattcAACAACGCGAAGGATCTCCTTAGCATCTGTTTATGTTACAAATGCTGACCATTTATTGAGAAATCTATTTTAAACAGTTTGCTTAACATGCCATGGTCGTTTGTTTTAATCTAAAAACATGCCGTTCGCCCCTTTAACGCTTAAATATTGGCATACTTAACGGAGTATGTTAACGCTTAAATATTGGCATACTTAACGGAGTATGTGacggggcggcccggtggcatgatggtagcggcgccggtcttcacacgaacggaccggaccaaaatcccatccggaccaatcccccgtagcaaggactgactaaccggctacgtggtaaaataagtcgatacggccaggccgttctaacgaaaaaaaaaaacggagtaTGTTTGCTGCTCGTTTTGTAAGTTGGTCAGTTTTAACAAACATAATATCGACTTTCAAACGTACTAaaagaaaagatgaaaaataccacaaatggaataaaaaaacaaataaacgtaAGAAATTGATGTCACATATGCTTTAAGCACTAGAAACATATGGATTGCAAAACTTCTCAGAATTGTGTCAACTGTTGATTTATGCATTGCCTTACAAACTTAATATCCCAACGGCATTAGTGTAATTTGACAGTGATGGAACATTGctaaaagcaaataaataacattcgTCCCTTTCCTCCCGACTAGTGACGCGATATCGTTTCTCACAAGACATCCCTTTTGGATTTTTAGGAATTctgttataaattatttaaaactttcaaaacaataaatcCTTTGGTTGTACATTGTTGTTACATTTACAACAACTAAGCGTCCCATACCTAGAAACAGAATCTTCAAGGTAGATTCTAATAGATGTGAGTTGATTGTGAGTTGGTGTGGTCAATAATAAATAGTAACAAACTTTGCTTTGCAACTGCTTTGACATTTTAACTGACTTATCAGGCACTTCGCGGTATTTTCCTGCTGCAACAGTCTTTTCAACTGCTCACGGTTGAGCACATTATTCTGTCAATCCATTATCTCGACCTTTTTGGCGGACCCTCaacaccatcactccatctcaatttgggcctatcacgcctcctctgtccatgtggtgacctaaaaggactttacgggctgggtcgtccggtgtcattctcatgacgtgaccagcccaccgatGTTTGGCGAGTGTACGACAgcaagttcgccgtacagcacataaagctcgtcattgtagcggctcctacATTgttcttccacacatacggttccaaaaatccttctgagcgtGTTCCTCTCAAACGCGGCTCAGAGGATTTCGGTCgattttggacaaagtccatgtctcagaaaCTAAAGTGAGTACTGAAACTATATATGCTCTGTATAgtccagcttcgttcgtcgcgacaggtattttgagtggagaagtttcctcagactgtggAATGACCGGTTGACGGTcagcaccctagcgcgtatctcaacaatgctgacttttgacccaagaaaggggaaattttggacgactttgaAAGTCAAAACTCCTTCGATCACTTCTGCGTAAGTTAAAATTTGTAAGCTGggctgctggtggtgccaccatcaacttgttTTCTTCCTCGATAAAATTCAAACCCGAGAATTTCTGTCGCCTGATCAAACCTTTGATAAGCATCCGCTATGTAGGAGAGCCATAAACCAATGAAGTCTATGTCATTAGCGTATGCCAgaatctggattgacttatagaaatTAATCCCCAAAGTTTCCACGACCGATTCACGGATGGCCCTCTCTAGCCTTAAATgaaagagtagacaagctctCCTTGGCGTAGACCCCTAGTGCAGATCCCCTAGTATTTTCCATCTATCATCACCTGAcatgtgacgttggtcattgtcattcgtgctagtctggtaagtttgCCCGGGATTCCAAAAGAGTTCATTGCGTCGTAAAGTTTTACCCTGGCTATGCTGTCGTATGCGGCCTTGAAGTCGTTGAAGAGGTGGAAGAAGTGTAGCTGCTGCTCCACCATCTTATCCAAGATATGccgcatggtgaagatctgatcagtgaTTGATTTTCCGTTACGGAATTTCCTCAGGTAGTTCTCTACTAACTGTTCAACGAATGGAACAAGACGACCTTGTGCTATACTATAGGTGCTATATCATATTTTGCAGGCGGATAGTCGGTCTTTTCCACCGGAGATGTTCGATCTAGATTAGGCCAGGCTAATTATTATTGTAGCAGAGTGTATGATTTCTCATTTCCAGATAAGGTTAAATTGTGATTCCAGTTTAttcattaatgttttaaaagtcGGTCAATATTTTTCCCTTTACTGCATACTATATTactacatacacacatacatacattattatacatcgttttcatttgttcaaaTATGCAGATATGTTGTCCACAAACAGTTTAGTACACATTTAAATGGCACTCTTTCAATTATCTACTTGAATAGTACAGAAACTACGTCGAAATTAGTATTAAGCTTTAGTACTTCACATTTAACTAAGCAAAAAACAGTCGTGCCATATTTTAACAGCAACATAATTATGGCATATTTCTTTCCTCATTCAAGATTCATGGAAATGCACTGTGTATAACGCAGGATCACGGTTCAACGTAGCATATGCATGCGTGGATAAGATTTGCAACCCGACCAACACATTAACATAAGAAAACCAGATTCTCCGAACACCATACATTCCATAGCCTCTCAGAATGAACACCAAACCACCACTTCAAGTTCCCAACTTTATTGGTAGTGGTACATCATCTCGTCCACAAAGTCCTTCGCTGTGTTTTTCCACTACATCCTCGAAGATAGATAAAAATGAACCTGTTACCCTGTGCGGCTGCCAGCAAGCACCTAAATCTCAATGCGCCTCGGCTCTGGGTATAGTAACACGTCACTCTTAAACTCTCACGCCACCTACAACACAGCATTATGCTTATGGTGTTCCTTCGTTAATGTCTTTACAGGAGTTCTCGTACTGGTTCTAGCCTACACTGCGCTTGGATCAGTACTTTTCGTCACGCTAGAAGGAGATGGTGAAGATGGCGATATCATTGAGACTTCTGTAGCGGCATCCAAACCATATCCTAGGCATGATTTAGTTAGTGCAGAAATGCGCCTTAAGTAAGTACCGAGTTCCCGCTGTTAAGTTTACGCAATTATCTTCACAAATTCCGCCTTAATTTGTATGTAACGCTATCTTTTCAACTCTAGAACCGTCGATCGATTATGGTCCATCACTGAGGATTTAAACATACTTTATAAAGAAAATTGGACTCGTTTGGCTGCTCaagaaatattacattttcagGTAATTACATTGATACGAGTGGCTGATAAAGTATGAGGAACTTAAAGGCAACAGAATAACAGCATAAACAACATTAATCATTAAACAGTTgtgtaaaaatgttgtttattattccCTGTTTTACATAACTAACCATTACTGTTCTTCTCGATATCATGACTAGGACACAATCATACGAGCAGTTAGAGCTTCTCGTACACAACAGGTGACCAATGTACAGCAAAACACACGACCCTACAAATGGACATTTGCCTCCGCATTCCTGTACTCGTTAACATTGATAACAACAATAGGTAAGAGTTGTTCAAATGTGTGTTCTTTCAATATTTATCGTTATTGGTTGGTTAGAGGGGTGTGAAAAGAATCAGGATTGGTTCCGTTGAAAAACCAGCACCATTGCCACGAAGTACTGGCACACCCGTACTGTGAAGTAATTATTAAACTTCAATATGAAAGTCTCAAAACTTATATCTTAAAACTTTTTGGTACTATGACTAGTTCTGCAACATGCAATTTATCGCGTGTGAAAGGTACGATAGAAACATAATCTTCATATTGTCTTCCttaagttaaaacaaaaccataacaaattaaacacataTAACTTCTATATATTCTACAATACTTTACATAAAACTTTTACTTTGATAATTGTGCGCTTAGCGAAAGACGATAGAACCGAACTTCCAGAGCCGAGAACATAGATTAAAAGATATGGTTTGTGGTGGGATTTACTTTCATCGTAATTTTTCATACTCTTCACTTGGCCTATTATAGGTTTTAGCGGCATTTCCCCACGGACCCAGTGGGGACGCGTAGCAGCACTGATTTATGCGCTTTTTGGAATACCCATCATACTGCTGTACCTCTCAGCCATCGGCGAAGGCTTATCGAGTGGTATGCGTTGTCTTTTTCGTCGTCTACAACCGAACCGTTCCTCTCCTGGgagcaccaacaacagcaacagcagcaattcAAGCATCGGCAGTGTCAGCGTTCCCATGAGCAGTAAGGCTACGGTGGCCGAGATGCACAAACGGTCACAGCAACCGAGCTACCATCAAACCTGGAACCACGGTGGCACTACCGTACACGATCCCTGCGCATACGCCCTCAACGCGCACGGGTTGCGTGCCGGCGGAATGGcggcaaacagcaaacttcACTCCCAATCCGTGGTACCAATATCGGTCTGCATTATGATATTGATCTGCTATATTACACTAGGGGCGGTGCTGTTTCATAAGCTGCAGCCTTGGGGAGTATTGGAGAGCCTGTACTTTTGTTTCACCTCTCTCGGTACCATCGGGTTTGGCGATTTGATGCCAAAGGGCACCGTCGCACAATACGCCGCATCAGCATACATCATCATCGGTATGGCCGTTGTAGCAATGTGCTTCAGTCTCATCCAAACGGAACTTATCATCTGGCTGAAGAAGTTTACCATCCCCGAATCGCTACCTACATCTACCGAGGATGTGGCGCTCGTTTCGGTTGCCATGACACCGATAAAATCCTGACAACGGCCAAACGATCTCATCCCCAACGAGTACAACTCACTTCCGCGCCGTTCTAGCGCATTTCATCGCAATACTCCAGCGCGGCGTTCCACCGGCATCATGGAGAATCACATGGAATATTTCGTACCTCGCAGCGTTAGCGAATTCAATCTGTCTGGCGTAGGCGATCTAGCGCTCCCTCCGGTTAAGCGCAATCTAGTGACACAGCACGCGGCCAGCTCGACCATGCTGACCGCACCGAAGCCGCGCGAAAAAATGGTCACATTTGAGGACGAATCCAAATTTTTGCACGGCGTGCCTACCACACCGAGAAAGCCGGCCCTGACCAACGATGTGTTCATGTGACGTGACGGTTCCCGTAATGGTGAAACGCCTCTACCGATCCAGTATCCAAATGATGTGATCAAGGTTTGATATGACTGGAACACCtccgctcggaaagcttccgGTGTGTTTCACCAATAGATTTCCTACTGTATACAACGTATCGGTAATGGCCGTGTGTAATATAGAAGCTCGACCCAATGACAAGTGAATATGAATCACAGCATATGTGTAACATAGTGAAGGTGGAAGAAAGTTTTAATAATCGgtatcaataaaacaaagttttATGAGCATCACCTTCTCTCTTCTCGCTCAACTAAACGAACTCAAAaactcataaaacaaaactgtcaaaTGTCCCAAAGGCGGATCACCACACTCATGCAATATACATTACTAATGAATGTATGTAGCTATTAAGCAAGTTTACCGGTTTGGTCAAAATCGTGCCAACTATTGCAGGTAGCAACTAAGTGAGTGAGATTACAGCATCATACCCACGATTAATGACATCGATTAAGTGCAGTATACACCCATTGGAGGCAAAGAAAAGTCGCATCGAGTTTAACTGTTACCAACCTCGATCAAAACTTGTACATAGTATTCTGTTGTAACATTGTGAGGCcaataaaaaacataaactacaTTAGAAAAAGACAGCGAAATACCACGATTGCAGTCTATTGATGATTATATACTGATTTCTGCCGCACATcttaaatgtttgatttcaAAATATAACTTCGACAGATTGCTTCTCAGTAAGAAAATCTACGTGCTTCAAGGTAATTTTATACTATAGCTAAGCATAAATCGCCATTTTATGAAAGCTTTACGAAGATTTTTGAGAaaataaactataaaaaaaatctccattCTCCAGTTGACTTTACCTGCGAAAAACTTAACGTTCCTTTATTTTGCCTTTATGCATTGTAAGCTGTTGGACC
This Anopheles marshallii chromosome 3, idAnoMarsDA_429_01, whole genome shotgun sequence DNA region includes the following protein-coding sequences:
- the LOC128711704 gene encoding potassium channel subfamily K member 10-like, which encodes MNTKPPLQVPNFIGSGTSSRPQSPSLCFSTTSSKIDKNEPVTLCGCQQAPKSQCASALGVLVLVLAYTALGSVLFVTLEGDGEDGDIIETSVAASKPYPRHDLVSAEMRLKTVDRLWSITEDLNILYKENWTRLAAQEILHFQDTIIRAVRASRTQQVTNVQQNTRPYKWTFASAFLYSLTLITTIGFSGISPRTQWGRVAALIYALFGIPIILLYLSAIGEGLSSGMRCLFRRLQPNRSSPGSTNNSNSSNSSIGSVSVPMSSKATVAEMHKRSQQPSYHQTWNHGGTTVHDPCAYALNAHGLRAGGMAANSKLHSQSVVPISVCIMILICYITLGAVLFHKLQPWGVLESLYFCFTSLGTIGFGDLMPKGTVAQYAASAYIIIGMAVVAMCFSLIQTELIIWLKKFTIPESLPTSTEDVALVSVAMTPIKS